In Geoalkalibacter sp., a genomic segment contains:
- a CDS encoding AMP-binding protein, with product MTAQERSPASQEHAAGLLRVIQDLAADLHPNRTPRVNLESSLDRDLGFDSLARMELLNRLEKHFGITLAEQVLAEAETPRDLLRALAGADAVPTFDAGRRIAASGAESTEEFPREARTLTEALAWHLEQHPERPQTRFYADEGEGEVLSYRRLAQGARAIAAGLQERGLPQGTAVAIMLPTSADYLFSFWGVLLAGGVPVPLYPPVRRAQLESHLRRQQAILDNCGAFTLITLPEALPFARLLKARLPSLKSLVTAEELAASGATPRVPAIGPEDTAFLQYTSGSTGTPKGVVLSHANLLANIRALGKAVAVRPSDVIVSWLPLYHDMGLIGTCLAGLYFGTPVVLLSPLDFLSRPRRWLWALHRYGGTLSPAPNFAYEICLTKVGDEELTGLDLSSWRGAFNGAEPVSAATLERFAARFAPHGLRLEALMPVYGLAECTVGLAFPPLGRPPLIERVSRETLARTGRAEPAAADDPTALRLVACGRPLDGHEIRIVDAAGRELPERTQGRVQFRGPSACGGYFRNPEETRRLRDGDWYNTGDLGYLAGGDLFLTGRVKDLIIIGGRNLHPQELEEAVGALPGIRKGNVVVFGRPDPATGSERLVVVAETRETDAQTRERLSRDIQGLAVDLLGTPPDELLLVPPHSILKTSSGKIRRAACRELHEQGRLGKSEASWRPLLRLALASLGDRCRDAARTATGLAYAGFLWGLFGLAAALGTLAILLLPRAAWRLRALHHLARIALRLSGLPLRVEGVEHLPPSGNCVLVANHASYLDPYLLAAALPIPLNFVAKAELRQRPVLRFLLRRIGTEFVDRFDARRGAEDARRFGALARAGRNLVFFAEGTFTRAPGLRPFRLGAFVTAAAGETPLIPIAISGSRSVLRDGSWFPRRGALRVQVLEALNAKTERGAADTWSQALDLRRRARRAILEHCGEPDLDEEKEQREREERI from the coding sequence ATGACCGCGCAGGAACGATCCCCAGCCTCTCAGGAACATGCCGCCGGATTGCTGCGAGTGATTCAGGATTTGGCCGCCGACCTGCACCCGAACCGCACGCCCCGCGTGAACCTTGAGAGTTCCCTCGACCGCGATCTGGGCTTCGACAGCCTGGCGCGCATGGAACTTCTCAACCGCCTGGAGAAACATTTCGGCATCACCCTAGCGGAACAGGTATTGGCCGAGGCCGAAACGCCGCGCGATCTGCTGCGCGCCCTCGCCGGGGCCGATGCGGTCCCGACCTTTGACGCCGGGCGGCGAATCGCGGCGAGCGGCGCCGAGAGCACCGAGGAGTTCCCCCGTGAGGCCCGCACCCTGACGGAGGCGCTCGCCTGGCACCTGGAGCAGCACCCCGAGCGACCCCAGACCCGTTTCTATGCCGATGAGGGCGAAGGCGAGGTGCTCTCCTACCGGCGGCTGGCGCAGGGCGCCCGCGCCATCGCCGCCGGCCTGCAGGAGCGCGGCTTGCCCCAGGGAACCGCGGTGGCGATCATGCTGCCGACCAGCGCCGACTACCTCTTTTCCTTCTGGGGCGTGCTGCTCGCCGGCGGAGTGCCGGTGCCCCTTTACCCGCCGGTGCGCCGCGCCCAGCTGGAAAGCCACCTGCGGCGTCAGCAGGCGATTCTTGACAACTGCGGCGCCTTTACCCTCATCACCCTGCCCGAGGCCCTGCCCTTCGCCCGTCTTCTCAAGGCGCGTCTGCCCTCCCTCAAGAGCCTGGTCACGGCGGAGGAACTCGCCGCCTCCGGCGCGACCCCCAGGGTACCCGCCATCGGACCCGAGGACACGGCCTTTCTGCAGTACACCTCGGGCAGCACCGGCACGCCCAAGGGGGTCGTGCTGTCCCACGCCAATCTGCTCGCCAATATCCGCGCCCTCGGCAAGGCGGTCGCGGTACGGCCGTCGGACGTCATCGTCAGCTGGCTGCCCCTCTATCACGACATGGGGCTGATCGGCACCTGCCTGGCCGGACTCTATTTCGGCACGCCCGTGGTGCTGCTCTCGCCCCTGGACTTTCTCAGCCGTCCGCGCCGCTGGCTGTGGGCCTTGCATCGCTACGGCGGCACCCTCTCGCCGGCACCCAATTTTGCCTACGAAATCTGTCTGACCAAGGTCGGCGACGAGGAACTGACCGGCCTGGATCTCAGCTCCTGGCGCGGCGCCTTCAACGGCGCCGAACCGGTCAGCGCAGCCACCTTGGAGCGCTTTGCCGCGCGTTTTGCCCCGCACGGTCTGCGCCTCGAGGCCCTGATGCCGGTCTACGGCCTCGCCGAATGCACCGTGGGCCTGGCTTTTCCGCCCCTGGGGCGCCCGCCCCTCATCGAGCGGGTGTCGCGCGAGACCCTGGCCCGCACGGGCCGTGCCGAGCCCGCCGCCGCCGATGACCCAACCGCCCTGCGCCTGGTGGCCTGCGGCCGCCCCCTCGACGGCCATGAAATCCGCATCGTCGACGCCGCGGGCCGGGAATTGCCCGAGCGCACCCAGGGACGCGTGCAGTTTCGCGGACCCTCGGCCTGCGGCGGCTACTTCCGCAACCCCGAGGAGACCCGCCGCCTGCGCGACGGCGACTGGTACAACACCGGCGATCTCGGCTACCTGGCGGGAGGCGATCTCTTTCTCACCGGTCGCGTCAAGGACCTCATTATCATTGGCGGGCGCAACCTCCATCCCCAGGAACTCGAAGAAGCGGTGGGCGCCCTGCCCGGCATCCGCAAGGGCAACGTCGTGGTCTTCGGCAGACCCGATCCGGCCACGGGCAGCGAGCGGCTGGTGGTGGTGGCCGAAACCCGTGAAACCGACGCGCAGACGCGCGAGCGCCTGAGCCGCGACATTCAGGGACTGGCGGTGGATCTGCTCGGCACACCGCCGGACGAGCTGCTGCTCGTCCCCCCCCACAGCATCCTCAAGACTTCGAGCGGCAAGATCCGCCGGGCCGCGTGCCGCGAACTCCACGAGCAGGGGCGCCTGGGCAAGAGCGAGGCCAGTTGGCGGCCGTTGCTGCGCCTGGCCCTCGCCTCCCTCGGCGACCGATGCCGCGACGCGGCGCGCACCGCCACCGGCCTGGCCTACGCGGGCTTTTTGTGGGGCCTGTTCGGCCTGGCGGCCGCCCTGGGCACCCTGGCGATCCTGCTGCTGCCGCGCGCCGCCTGGCGCTTGCGTGCCCTGCATCACCTCGCCCGGATCGCCCTGCGGCTCTCGGGCCTGCCCCTGCGCGTGGAGGGTGTCGAGCACCTGCCGCCCTCGGGCAACTGCGTGCTGGTCGCCAACCATGCCAGCTACCTCGATCCCTATCTGCTCGCGGCGGCCCTGCCCATCCCCTTGAATTTCGTGGCCAAGGCCGAATTGCGGCAACGCCCGGTCCTACGCTTCCTGCTGCGGCGCATCGGCACCGAGTTCGTCGATCGTTTCGACGCGCGCCGGGGCGCCGAGGACGCGCGCCGCTTCGGCGCCCTCGCCCGGGCGGGCCGCAACCTGGTGTTTTTCGCCGAAGGCACCTTCACCCGCGCTCCCGGCCTGCGCCCCTTCCGCTTGGGCGCTTTCGTCACCGCTGCCGCAGGCGAAACGCCGCTCATCCCCATCGCCATCAGCGGCAGTCGCTCGGTGCTGCGCGACGGCTCCTGGTTTCCCCGCCGAGGGGCCCTGCGCGTCCAGGTGCTGGAAGCCCTGAACGCGAAAACCGAACGGGGCGCGGCCGACACCTGGAGCCAGGCCCTCGACCTGCGCCGACGGGCGCGTCGGGCCATTCTGGAGCATTGCGGAGAGCCGGATCTGGACGAAGAAAAAGAGCAGCGCGAACGGGAGGAAAGGATCTGA